GAATACAAGCTATTGTAAATTAATCAACATAAATAAGTGTTGACAGTATGAATTGCTAACAAAAGAGACAAATTAATGTGCTTTTTGactgaaaagttatttttcaaattatttttatgagcATTAGAGGATGTACCAGACAATtaaggaaacaggaaaaaataaagtaaaaaaatcactGACTATAAGAAATAATTTTGACCTCCCGGTTTCTAGAAAGATTGCTGGATATGTCTCTAATTACTGTAATAAAATCTCAGTGAGATGAGTACACAGTCATGCAAATCTGGGGATTTAATTTAAACACCTTAAATAATATTTAGAACTATCCACCACTTAGGTCAAATAGTTCAGTGCTCTGTAaactgtataattaaaaaataatttgcaataaTCCTTTAGGTATCGGATACTAATGGTAAACCTTCTTCTAACAACTGTTTCAAGATATTACTAGTTTCCtatattttctctttaaaaaactaGGCAGCTACACACAGCAGAAATTTCTCATCAAATGCATCATTCCTTTAAGGATAAAGTGATTGCCCTTGTGTGAGAACTATATACGTCTGCATTTACTTTCAGGCCTTGTCTCAGttctgtaaatatacagtaccactacATCTTCTGTTTTAATGCTAGACCTTCTGAAAGTACTgtagaaaacaggaaaaaaagcaaagatATTGTACATGTCTTTCCACACCATAATATTAAGCAATTAAGACAATTAACAGTAgtctttaaataaaacagtaaatatttttctctgtCAAAATCCGAATCCGAATTTATGGTCAATATTCTGAGTCTTCCTACCTTTCCCATAAAAGGCCTTCGTCCACAGCCTGGCTTAGCAGATAGCCTTTAATGTAAGCATCCGCATAGCTGAAAAAGGTGTTGATGGAGAACAGAACACTCTTTGCTTCATTCATGCTGGCAGTGCTGTAGTCAATAGCTGGAAAGCACaatttgcatagaggaatatgTATAGTAGAATAGCACACAATAGTGTATCCACATTTCAATCATAAAAAGTGTCTGACTCATAACCATACCTGATCTATACTTTGTTAAGAGGCAAAACATTCTGAATTCATTCGCTGTAAATGACTGCAAAAAATCCTGAGAGGAGAAGAATAGATCACACAAAAAAGAACTCTACatacaacacatactgtagaattaaGACCATAGgcaaaaaataatctaataaGATCTGACTTTTTCTGCTAAGCACAGCTAAAACTTAATAAAAACAGCAGGTAATAAAAATATGAGGTAAAAGTTCCTGCTACGTTTCAGAAACCTgactgtattctttttaaaagcatCACACTTGCCTTCTCAGAATGGTCACAAAAATCTTCAACTGCATAATGGAGTCTAGAATGTTAATACAAATTctcaaaagaaatacaaatttaaGATTATTCTACACATTAAATTTAAGGTTTATCCTTCACAACAATGTTCAGCAGTGAAAAAATCCACACATCAAAGAAAGAATTTTTgcagttaaaaataataactacCCCAACATTTACTTGCCaacaatttattaaatgtaattagTCGAAAACGTTAATAAAGAATAATGATTAACTGATAAAAAAGAGTGTTCATAATAGTGTATTATAATCAATTCAATAATTGCACACTAGGGGGCGCGCTACACACACCTTTATTGTAATGTAGTTTTTTAATGACTTGGACATCTTCTCTGCACTTCCCTTCAAATGCAAATGTCCTGTTcacaaagaattaaaacaaaacacccaGTAAGACTCTAAAAATTAGTCTGCTactataaaaaacattaaataggtAAATATTCTTATCAACAATAATATCAACAAGTTACAAGGATATGTAACTTTAAAACTAAACACTTGTTTAAAactaaacacaaaatattaaaatttagaaatgtttcataTTCAAGTTCTGGAACAATATATGAACACAAAGctaaaaatggggaaaaaaagctttcatATACTGGAAGTAACATTAAAATGATCTTCTACAACAAAAGAAACAAGTTTAGGACAAAGGAAATTTTAGGATGTCTGAAACATTTGGCTATAGTTCTTAGACTAATTAGAAGTTGTTCTAATTACTCAGTCCCCCATTTCTCCCAGTCCATCATTTGAACTAAGGATAACAGAAGTCAGTCTTCAATGATAATGAAAAAATCAAAGTCTGTCTCAATTTTTAACTTTATGAAgcttacaaattatttttgtcaaaTTATTATGACATATTTTTCAAAGCAAGTgcgtttttaaacaaaaagctcCAAAGAAAAAACTGAGTTGCTTGAAATCGGTGTCTTTATTCTAAGAGACCACTGCTTTCTATTTCAAGattgctttaaaaatgtgttcatttttggGCTGGAACACAcccatgcacatactgtatggtccTTATTTCCAGCTTTTatcactttttcaaaacaaagtttAAGACCTGAAaatctgaataaaataaaactatccACAATACAAAGCAGAACTGAATTTCAAGTTTCAAATCATACTAATACAAAATTAGTCAGTTATAAACAGCGTACACCATGTACAAAACATGGTGGAGAGTTGAAACAAAGTATTTTTTGCATTGCATATTGATCTTAAACAGAATAATGCCAAGATCATGCCCTCAATGTAGCTTagaaagctaaaaataaaagtccTTGCTTTTAGAAGGATGAAACCATAATTTAGATGCCATTTATGAATAAATGCAATTTTGCCCATGCATTTTTGTCTTGAACAAATAAGAGTACTTGGGTGTTTCTGCTAGACTATGCCACAGAGTTTAATTTGCAGGTACAAATGACAGCATTATATGAAGCTTAACCCTGAAGGACCACTCAATTACAAGACTATTACAGTCATACCTGAGTGCAGAAAGTAGTTGCCCCATTGCGCACAGCGATGATAAGCTTCACATTGTGCAATTTCATTCTCGTGGTGGGGGAAGGCAAGATCAATTCCACCAGAATGGACATCAAGCTGACTTCCAAAAACAGAGCTGcaggtacagtaagtgaaatgaaatatacATGGGACCATGGGCAGTTATGGACAATGTCCATGAGACCAAATGcagcacacatttaaaaaaaaaacagatgtggtGCCATGATCTGCAGGTGTGCCAGCAGGTATCTGTGGCTAGTCGCTCTGGGTAATTAATGCCAGGTTGGCACTGAAGAGAAGCCAATGAATCCTTTGTGCATCACTCAGCAGTGACTCCAGTGTCGCTAAGACTCATCAGGAAGACACCAGTTAAAGTATCAGGCAATGTGTATTTTCCATACAACTAGCATTTCTAAGAGGACCTATGATATCTGAACCAATAACTCATCGTCCTTCTTGTGGGAAGTAACTTTTCAGATCCTGTAACTGAAGTAACTTCAAGATTAAGAGTATCAGTTTCATGTTGTTTGCATTTCATCCTTTATTTCAAACCGGCCACAAGTCCTTTTTGTTCCAATTGAAGGTCAATGGTTCTTATAGAACCGATGGTAGCCAACAATGCTAATAGACAATTCCAGCAAAAAATCCTTAGCCGAATATTCACTTACAAGaacatattttaagaaatagTATGTCACAGACCACAGAAGATTACATTATACTTAATAATGGGTCACAGAGTCAAGCATTTCCTcactttattttcaatatatCTGCTAATTGATTAAACtaatattgttattttcaaaaccttttaattaaaagaagaaGAACCCAGAAAGGAATGTTTTCCTATAAATGTGCAGACATGTGAGAAAATGTCCCCACAGAACACTACAAACAATGTGGGCGCGTTCCAATGACTTAAAATTATATGTTTATCAACCAAATTGCGTCTTTTTGTGAATCTTGAAATGCCAGTTTGATCTACTGTCATACTATGTTGAGTTGTATAGTGAGATTGCACCACTATACTCTATATTACGAGTGATATAGTGAATAATAATAGATCGGAGGTCAATGAGAAATCTCCAAAGTAAAACAACAATTTGCACGTACTTgtgtattattgttttttggCAATATATTTTCTCTCACCAGGAAAACCTTTTCATAAAGGGCAAAGACAACATTCTTTCAAAGATGTAAAGAAGTATACATATTTCATTATCATGTTCATGAAGATGTTTAACCAAATACAgtcgtttttaaaataaaggatctAACCTTGCTATTGTCGAGCATTCGATATGCCAGCCAGGTCTCCCTTTTCCCCAGGGGGAATCCCAGCTCGGTTCTTGAATTTTGGCTTTCTTCCACAGTGCAAAATCCCTGGCATCACGTTTATCTGTGTCCCCTGGGAACAAGACGCAATTATATCTCACATTAGGTTTTGGAATTACCAAAcatcattctagccctaaaacACCCACTTCTAAAAACCttaaacattacatttacagAAATTAACTTAACATGTGAACTCTCTGGTCTATTAAAAAGCAGATAAAAGGCCATAGAAGACTCCTTTCCTGCAAAAAAGCTTTAATACAGTTGTTGATATTCAAAAGACAAAACCACCAATGGGAAATAAAAGGTGTTTATCAGCTTCTGTAGCCTGAGGCTCTTCTTATTTAAAATCTATGAAAGGACCTTTTTTCTGGTTTCAGTTTGGCTACAACTGAGAATTAGTACAACTGCCTTAaaccaaataaaatgtttgcaacACAATGAAAGAATGTTTTATTCTAGAACAGAATTATGAATATGCCTTacaaaacattaagaaaaacacattttccctTTTCCTTCAATTCTAACTATCACACTCATTTATCTTCTATTAAATCCAAATGACAGTCCTCACACATTTAacaatttagtttttaaattacattttcatagCTTTTGGTACTGAATAACTCTTTTTCCACATTACTAATtctggaaataaaaaagaaatgacaaaCTATTGTCAGTTGCAAATCACAAACATGttaggaaattaaaaataaagcaatatatttttcaattttaggTATGTTGTACCaatataaaatgaattaaaacatgGGAATCAGGGCTCATTATGTCTTATGAGTGTTgtacaaactatttttttgaGCAAATATGGATGTTCCTGACACCCAACTCAAAAAACCTACAATACTTGGGTTCTACTTACATTTTAATACTGAAACATACCTGGTTCACCTCCTGTATCACCTATGACCATGAGTTTCCCATATCGATCCCCAATGGATTGGATGTCAAAATAGACATTACCTTTTTTGGAATAGAAAAACTGGAACAAATCAGAAATGCTTTCTATTTTATATCAAATTCTTCTGACaagttttcaaaaataattttattgtacGACAGACATTATAAACTAAATATTATAAATGGAACGGTCGATTTTCCTGTGAATAACACAAAATGTCAGTGGCATACTCTGAAAGTAGGTTAGTATGACTcatacagtgtacagtgtacagtgaaTAGTTTAAAACCAAGTGCTAGACACACAAATGTTACTGCTGCAAGCCAAAACGCAGTTTATCATGATGTGGATGTCACTAATATAAACAATTTCTATGTGAGGATGTTCCTGTGCTGTATTTCACTACAGTCGATGTTGGGTTTAAACACAGAGAGATAAAAATCCAATGAGAGGAATCTGCACCTCAAACCCCACTGCCCCTCCTCAGAACTGATACATGCAACATACAGCTAAGAGAGTAAATAGTCTTGAAGAACCTTACCCTGCCCTATAAAAACTATACTAATTTCAATCAACTACAATAATTAGAATTTCTAAGACAATGGAACATGGCTAGCTATAATATAAGCCTGATTTCTTATTCTTTCCAAAAACTGGAAAGCTTCGAATTTTTGCTTTAGAATTGGAATGTGTTTTGGAAATGTACCACAGAACTTTGTATATGCTTTCTGTAAATACTTAATTTACAAAACTGTATTTCTGTAACATAGAAAACAGGCAAGGAACAGAAATGTTCAGCCTGCCATGACTACTGAGAAAGAACTGAAACATTTCCATACATACTTACCTTTACTTGTACAATACGCATGCTGGTTTTTAATTATACCCTCGATGAAAGCTATGATTTGTGGAATGTTCTCAGTTACTCTCATGTAAACTGTAGGAGGAAGCACCTATAGAAAAGACAGAAGTTATCATTCTTGGTCAAAATAGCCACACGCCTTCAAAGGACGAATTAGTACACATTGAGGAAGCTGCAAAGAAATCCAGAAACACTCAACTGGAAGATGGCATTTAAATGTGGAGTATTCCCTAAAGGTAGCAAATATTATGAACTATATTTATAAGATGGGAAGCACTTAGCTTCAAGATATTATATCTTCTTCTAGCAATAAAAGGCAAACTGTTAGAATATACTATATAGTTAAATGTTCTGTCACAACTCTACAAtttcttttatactgtacatactgtataaagcggATTTGTAACAAACTTTGCATTTTGAGTATTTTCCCTGCTTTGCTTACCTTAAGAGCTTCCATATCATTCTTGAACTCCTCTTCATAAAGCCTGGCCAAAATTGTAGGTGACATATTTTCctgttaaaaacacaattttaagcacaaaatcatttgGCTCCTGTCTTGAAAGTCCCTAAAAACTAtgtaaattatataaatgtagCCTATAATAGGCAGGATCTGAAGGTAGCTCCAAGAATAAAGGTGGTAGTCTTCTACAACTGGGATTTCATTACGACTAGCCAGAACAACCACGACTTAGAATGAGAAAACCAAATGCAGGGCCATGGGAAACTGTGTTCATTATAAAGTACTGCTCCAAAAACTCAAGAAATGATAAATGATTTATCAGACAACACAATCCTGTATTATATACAAGTAAGAAAACACACGTTTTCGATTGTAAAATGAATATATATAGCCATGATCCCACATGTCAATGAATAAGATAATACACACGCTCTTTTCAGTCAAACAGCTTACCCAGTAAATGACAGACTAATTTGACAAGTCAATTAGTGTTAAAGAAAAGACAGCTATCTATTCAGGTATACAAAATATTATCAAACCTagggttatcagtgcagaagaatgAACAACATTGTCCCTTTAAATAGTAGTTGGACATACCCTTAAACAAAGGAAAGATAAGTTACCTCATCATTCAGGAGGTAACTTTCAGTACCATGGACGTTTCTAGATAATAGTAAGTTGTTAGAAaggtaaattaaaaattaacattataataaacctcTTCAGCAAGTTAAGCTAATGCTGAAAAAGTGTCTTCCAAGAAGAGTATAACAAACTGTTGTTTTCCAAAACTAAATCTTGTTCAATTTACGATATTCATTAAATGTGATTTCAGTCAAGTACCTCTGATGCTCTCTTAATTATTTTGTCATCTATGTCAGTGATGACCATCACGTGAATTACATCAATCCCAAAAACTCTGGACAGAATCCTTTGTAGAATATCAAACCTGACATAGGAGCTGGTggaaaaaacaagagaaaaaataaaagaaagttttAGAGAGGTGATTACACTGTCAAAGCAAAAAGataaatccaagaaacagttaAAGCGGAAGAATTGTAACTGaagattttaaattacaaaaaaaatattagtgttaaaatctaaaattaccACACAGAACAATTTTTAGTCTAGAAATTAGGGTGGTGGAAGTCAACTagtataattatattgtatgcATGTGAAGTAATATTAAAGTTCAGTGCTTTCTCCCTGTAGAACTAACAGTCATACAAGGTATTTACAGCACAACTATGAGGTATGGGTATGAgcatactttatttttatttgttgacaAACCAGAGACATGAACagctcttttttaattaaaacgattttaatgttgttaattTAGATGTTGTTCCTCATCTTATCTGCAAAGAAGCTGAAGACAGACTTCCAGGATTTAAATATTGCTTTACTGCaatattgcttttttaagtTACCTAGTTCTTAAACCTAACCTTAGCACTTACTAATAAGTCTAAATGAAACTCCACCTTTTACTCGCCATCTTAAACCTTAACCTTAACATTTACCACTTAATCTAAGCCCCACTCTACCTTTTACTAGCGATCTTAACTTTAAACATAATCCAAGCACTTATGCCTGAGGTTCGACTGGAGGAATATCATCTCAACTATGTGTCACAAGCAtctgaaattctgaaaagtTGTTTTCTGGTCCGCCAGTGTCCtcgtttcttttgttttcagaacaaGTGAGATATCCTGGTATAAAACTGCAGgaatattcataaaaaatgacaaaaaaataaatcttgatgATTTTTTTCACTTCCATACATATGACAAAACCTAAATTTCTTCAGCTTGTGTACAATCAAAGATATATCAGACTGGCATGCTTCAtcaataaatgttttaagggGCAGTTGTAAGACACTTGTATGCTTATTTCATATCATCCTTATAGAGAATTGATAACTCATTATAATGGTATTTTGAGTTAATTATTTCACAACTTAAGATTTATCATGTAGTATACTTAATGTAAACTTAAAAACTATAATAGGAAAAGTCTGTAATTGGAACTGCTTACCAAGCATGGCCAAGATGTGCGTGATCATACACAGTGGGGCCACAACTGTACCTTTAGAATGACACAAGTAAAAAGCgatgacagaaaataaaaaaaacgtctTAATAATTTTAGGTTAGGTTTAACAATAACAATGCATAACAGTAAAATATCATAAAGAATACTATAAATAAAATACCAGGTAGCAGTTCCTTCTTTTGCCAGTATTAGAGATTCCTTTCTTTTGGTGAGGCTGTTGTACGTTTTAATGCCAGTGTCAAACCCAGTTGGTTTTTGCCATTTCCTCTCGGCTCCACTACTACAGTGCGAGTTAGAGCTGGTGTTGAAGGCACTTGAAGCGCTCTCAAATCTGCCGGGCAAACGACACTGTAACCTCCGATAATGACACTGCCTCAGATAAGGCAAGAAGCTCGGAATTAAGCGCATtctcttgggaaaaaaaaatgcctgcGACAGTACCGTAGTCTTTGCTAATAGCATAGAGCTCAGCTATGCAGATGGACACATATATGCGACTCTCCCcttgtgaaagaaaaaagtcCGTATTCACATGAGGTAGTAAACGCACAGATACAATTGCTCCCACCGAGTTCCGGATCGTGCTGTGGCGATGCTTACATCTCCATACGTAGTTATCACGCACCAGTGTTATTCATTTTGCACGACTGGGAGTTATTTTAAAAGCGTTTCATGACGACACTGCGAGGCTTGTTAAAATACAGCGAGTAAAAACGACTACATGCCCCCACGCTCTCTCGCATGGCTGCCAGCACTCCCTAAACCTGTTTCCTATTGGGCGGGGTCAAGCCAAAACTGTCATTGGGGAGGGCAGACAGTGTGTACCACCGACCTCcggttgtttttaaaatggctGTTGCACAGTAAGATAGTAGA
This portion of the Lepisosteus oculatus isolate fLepOcu1 chromosome 15, fLepOcu1.hap2, whole genome shotgun sequence genome encodes:
- the cars2 gene encoding probable cysteine--tRNA ligase, mitochondrial isoform X1, whose amino-acid sequence is MLLAKTTVLSQAFFFPKRMRLIPSFLPYLRQCHYRRLQCRLPGRFESASSAFNTSSNSHCSSGAERKWQKPTGFDTGIKTYNSLTKRKESLILAKEGTATWYSCGPTVYDHAHLGHACSYVRFDILQRILSRVFGIDVIHVMVITDIDDKIIKRASEENMSPTILARLYEEEFKNDMEALKVLPPTVYMRVTENIPQIIAFIEGIIKNQHAYCTSKGNVYFDIQSIGDRYGKLMVIGDTGGEPGDTDKRDARDFALWKKAKIQEPSWDSPWGKGRPGWHIECSTIASSVFGSQLDVHSGGIDLAFPHHENEIAQCEAYHRCAQWGNYFLHSGHLHLKGSAEKMSKSLKNYITIKDFLQSFTANEFRMFCLLTKYRSAIDYSTASMNEAKSVLFSINTFFSYADAYIKGYLLSQAVDEGLLWERLATTKVNVQTALSDDFDTPRAVDAIMSLIHHGNQQLQAVTEGSGSSRSPAVFGAIQSYIRGFLDVVGVDIADTKRIPRGPSSVALHNVVDELVKFRSHVRRYALAADELPPVLENSPPSEEEKAKIKQRRRKLLEERQPLLRACDDLRDDLAPLGILIKDRGNNSTWEMTDKREELNKDETPQ
- the cars2 gene encoding probable cysteine--tRNA ligase, mitochondrial isoform X3; translation: MVITDIDDKIIKRASEENMSPTILARLYEEEFKNDMEALKVLPPTVYMRVTENIPQIIAFIEGIIKNQHAYCTSKGNVYFDIQSIGDRYGKLMVIGDTGGEPGDTDKRDARDFALWKKAKIQEPSWDSPWGKGRPGWHIECSTIASSVFGSQLDVHSGGIDLAFPHHENEIAQCEAYHRCAQWGNYFLHSGHLHLKGSAEKMSKSLKNYITIKDFLQSFTANEFRMFCLLTKYRSAIDYSTASMNEAKSVLFSINTFFSYADAYIKGYLLSQAVDEGLLWERLATTKVNVQTALSDDFDTPRAVDAIMSLIHHGNQQLQAVTEGSGSSRSPAVFGAIQSYIRGFLDVVGVDIADTKRIPRGPSSVALHNVVDELVKFRSHVRRYALAADELPPVLENSPPSEEEKAKIKQRRRKLLEERQPLLRACDDLRDDLAPLGILIKDRGNNSTWEMTDKREELNKDETPQ
- the cars2 gene encoding probable cysteine--tRNA ligase, mitochondrial isoform X2, with amino-acid sequence MFKVKIASKSSYVRFDILQRILSRVFGIDVIHVMVITDIDDKIIKRASEENMSPTILARLYEEEFKNDMEALKVLPPTVYMRVTENIPQIIAFIEGIIKNQHAYCTSKGNVYFDIQSIGDRYGKLMVIGDTGGEPGDTDKRDARDFALWKKAKIQEPSWDSPWGKGRPGWHIECSTIASSVFGSQLDVHSGGIDLAFPHHENEIAQCEAYHRCAQWGNYFLHSGHLHLKGSAEKMSKSLKNYITIKDFLQSFTANEFRMFCLLTKYRSAIDYSTASMNEAKSVLFSINTFFSYADAYIKGYLLSQAVDEGLLWERLATTKVNVQTALSDDFDTPRAVDAIMSLIHHGNQQLQAVTEGSGSSRSPAVFGAIQSYIRGFLDVVGVDIADTKRIPRGPSSVALHNVVDELVKFRSHVRRYALAADELPPVLENSPPSEEEKAKIKQRRRKLLEERQPLLRACDDLRDDLAPLGILIKDRGNNSTWEMTDKREELNKDETPQ